A section of the Rhizomicrobium sp. genome encodes:
- a CDS encoding DUF5666 domain-containing protein, producing MRARFFTLVSGALLFLGSAQADPPAVPAVPVVPAVPAAAPSVGGAAQRYRGTLTAFDGPFLTLTLAGKKTVTLGMTVETRIVHNRALMLADLQTGSYVGAAALKGADGKLRAQGIRVYPPEMRGQGEGEYAIDPANPMRLLINGAVTSVTPGGIGGVVTVAFRGAAVAAGSECAGRAAPDGCSGAAAIQFARGVPIIGIEAGNTAQLLPGATVSVSAAPDATGTLVATSVTVERDAPPPKLPVAP from the coding sequence ATGCGCGCCCGATTTTTCACGCTCGTTTCGGGCGCTCTTCTTTTTCTCGGCTCGGCGCAGGCGGATCCGCCGGCGGTTCCGGCCGTTCCCGTCGTTCCGGCGGTGCCCGCGGCCGCGCCTTCTGTCGGCGGCGCCGCGCAGCGCTATCGCGGCACGCTGACGGCGTTCGACGGGCCGTTCCTCACGCTGACGCTGGCGGGCAAGAAGACCGTGACGCTCGGCATGACGGTGGAGACGCGCATCGTCCACAATCGCGCCCTGATGCTGGCCGATCTCCAGACGGGAAGCTATGTCGGCGCCGCGGCGCTCAAGGGCGCCGACGGCAAGCTGCGCGCGCAGGGCATCCGCGTCTATCCGCCCGAGATGCGCGGGCAGGGCGAGGGCGAATACGCCATCGATCCCGCGAACCCGATGCGGCTTCTGATCAACGGCGCGGTCACGTCGGTGACGCCCGGCGGCATCGGCGGCGTCGTGACGGTCGCCTTCCGCGGCGCGGCCGTTGCGGCGGGAAGCGAATGCGCCGGCCGCGCGGCGCCGGACGGCTGCAGCGGCGCCGCCGCGATCCAGTTCGCGCGCGGCGTGCCGATCATCGGGATCGAGGCCGGCAACACCGCGCAGCTCCTGCCCGGCGCGACGGTGAGCGTCTCGGCGGCGCCCGACGCCACCGGCACGCTGGTCGCGACGAGCGTCACCGTGGAGCGCGACGCGCCGCCGCCGAAGCTTCCCGTCGCGCCTTGA
- a CDS encoding acetyl-CoA hydrolase/transferase C-terminal domain-containing protein has translation MPETFTDPEVLAEAIIAMVGRRIVLGLPLGLGKANHVANALFRRAMRDAAIDLHIFTALTLEAPAPKSELERRFMAPISERLLGGYPPLDYAVALHRGDLPPNIRVDEFFFLAGRWLSNGPAQRNYISANYTHAADYLLARGVNVVAQLVARKGERYSLSCNPDLTLDMLDARKAGRAKFLLVGQVNSELPFMPGDGDLPAETFNHILEGNDFPLFGVPKQPISTAEYASGIHIARLMADGGSLQIGIGEEGDAAVQAMILRHRETEAFAAAVDRLTGGAPALGIEQRTPFAQGLYGISEMLVDGFLALIDAGIVSRAVDGVLVHGGFFVGPGSFYRRLREMAPDDLARIQMTRISFTNALYGDEAAKRAARVKARFVNSAMMATLLGAVISDALEDGRVVSGVGGQFNFVDQAFALEGARSIIAVPATRGQGRRMQSNIRWSYGHTTIPRHLRDIVVSEYGIADLRGRSDADVVAQMLSIADSRFQDELLRQAKDVGKIARAYEIPAAHRDNHPGRIEQALVPLRARGLLPDYPLGCDFTPVERRLLPALERLKDATPLQLAGFAAAGLSPAPDESEALQRMGLRTPKGWTERLYRALLRGVLTGT, from the coding sequence ATGCCCGAGACGTTCACCGATCCGGAAGTCCTCGCCGAGGCGATTATCGCCATGGTCGGCCGCAGGATCGTGCTCGGCCTGCCGCTCGGCCTCGGCAAGGCAAACCATGTCGCCAACGCACTGTTCCGGCGCGCGATGCGCGATGCGGCGATCGACTTGCACATCTTCACGGCGCTGACGCTGGAGGCGCCGGCGCCCAAGAGCGAGCTCGAGCGCCGTTTCATGGCGCCGATCTCGGAGCGTCTGCTGGGCGGCTATCCGCCGCTCGACTACGCCGTGGCGCTGCATCGCGGCGACCTGCCGCCCAATATCCGGGTGGACGAGTTCTTCTTCCTGGCCGGACGCTGGCTCAGCAACGGCCCGGCGCAGCGCAATTACATCTCGGCCAACTATACCCATGCCGCGGACTATCTGCTGGCACGCGGCGTCAACGTCGTCGCCCAGCTCGTCGCGCGGAAGGGCGAACGCTACAGCCTGAGCTGCAATCCCGACCTCACGCTCGACATGCTCGACGCGCGCAAGGCGGGCCGCGCGAAATTCCTCCTGGTGGGGCAGGTCAATTCCGAACTCCCCTTCATGCCGGGCGACGGCGATCTTCCCGCCGAGACGTTCAACCACATCCTCGAAGGCAACGATTTTCCGCTGTTCGGCGTGCCGAAACAGCCGATCTCGACGGCGGAATATGCCAGCGGCATCCACATCGCGCGGCTGATGGCCGACGGCGGCTCGCTGCAGATCGGCATCGGCGAGGAGGGCGATGCCGCCGTCCAGGCGATGATCCTGCGCCATCGCGAGACGGAGGCGTTCGCCGCGGCGGTGGACCGGCTCACCGGCGGCGCGCCGGCGCTCGGAATCGAACAGCGCACGCCCTTCGCGCAGGGGCTCTACGGCATCAGCGAGATGCTGGTCGACGGCTTCCTCGCGCTGATCGATGCCGGCATCGTCAGCCGCGCCGTCGACGGCGTTCTGGTGCATGGCGGGTTCTTCGTCGGACCCGGCAGCTTCTATCGCCGCCTGCGCGAGATGGCGCCGGACGATCTGGCGCGCATCCAGATGACGCGCATCTCCTTTACCAACGCGCTCTACGGCGACGAGGCGGCCAAGCGCGCCGCGCGCGTGAAGGCGCGTTTCGTCAACAGCGCGATGATGGCGACGCTCCTGGGCGCGGTGATCTCCGATGCGCTGGAAGACGGACGTGTGGTCAGCGGCGTCGGCGGCCAGTTCAATTTCGTCGACCAGGCCTTCGCGCTCGAAGGCGCCCGCTCGATCATCGCGGTTCCCGCGACGCGGGGACAGGGGCGGCGGATGCAGTCGAACATCCGCTGGTCCTATGGCCACACCACGATCCCGCGCCATCTGCGCGACATCGTGGTCAGCGAATACGGCATCGCCGACCTGCGCGGACGCAGCGACGCCGACGTCGTGGCGCAGATGCTTTCCATCGCGGATTCCCGCTTCCAGGACGAACTGCTTCGGCAGGCCAAGGACGTGGGCAAGATCGCGCGCGCGTATGAAATCCCCGCCGCCCATCGCGACAACCATCCGGGGCGCATCGAACAGGCGCTGGTGCCGCTGCGCGCGCGGGGCCTTTTGCCCGATTATCCGCTCGGCTGCGATTTCACCCCGGTCGAGCGGCGCCTGTTGCCGGCGCTCGAGCGCCTCAAGGATGCGACGCCGCTCCAATTGGCGGGCTTCGCCGCGGCCGGCCTGTCGCCGGCACCGGACGAGTCGGAGGCGTTACAGCGTATGGGACTGCGGACGCCGAAAGGTTGGACCGAACGGCTCTATCGCGCGCTCCTGCGCGGCGTCCTGACCGGAACGTGA
- a CDS encoding aminoglycoside phosphotransferase family protein has protein sequence MTPREQAEELRGVGEALAGMGLVADGEHFALTRLAGGVSCDIWRVDAEGRPPVVVKRALEKLNVAADWRAPPERSGTEVAWIRLVSTVDPRWVPKILGEDRARHMFAMQFLPPQAYPVWKNELAAGRIDTSFAATAGAALARIHGATAGRADIADAFAHGAQFEALRLEPYLLFTGERHPPLATAIRDEAGRLAAARIALMQGDISPKNILCGPDGPVFLDAETACFGDPAFDLAFCLNHFLLKAVWHPEWSAQYAQAFAAMKTAYLAGATWEKAHDIDRRTARLLPILFLARVDGKSPVEYLTADADKSFVRACAMQMIVEPPLDLDMLAQAYFPLAAQR, from the coding sequence ATGACGCCAAGGGAACAGGCCGAGGAGTTGCGCGGGGTCGGCGAGGCGCTGGCCGGGATGGGCCTTGTCGCCGACGGCGAACACTTCGCCCTGACGCGGCTTGCCGGCGGCGTCTCTTGCGACATCTGGCGCGTCGACGCGGAAGGCCGGCCGCCCGTGGTTGTAAAACGGGCGCTGGAGAAGCTCAACGTCGCGGCGGATTGGCGGGCGCCGCCGGAGCGCTCCGGAACCGAGGTCGCCTGGATCCGGCTGGTCTCCACCGTCGATCCGCGCTGGGTACCGAAGATCCTCGGCGAAGACCGCGCGCGACACATGTTCGCGATGCAATTCCTGCCGCCGCAGGCTTATCCCGTCTGGAAGAATGAATTGGCGGCGGGCCGCATCGACACCAGCTTCGCGGCCACGGCTGGAGCCGCGCTGGCGCGCATCCACGGCGCGACGGCGGGCCGGGCCGATATCGCGGATGCTTTCGCCCATGGCGCGCAATTCGAGGCGTTGCGGCTGGAGCCCTATCTGCTGTTTACGGGTGAGCGGCATCCGCCTCTGGCGACGGCGATCCGCGACGAGGCGGGGCGCCTCGCAGCGGCGCGCATCGCGCTGATGCAGGGCGACATCTCGCCCAAGAACATCCTGTGCGGTCCGGACGGCCCGGTGTTCCTGGACGCGGAGACCGCGTGCTTCGGCGACCCGGCCTTCGACCTCGCCTTCTGCCTGAACCATTTCCTGCTGAAAGCAGTATGGCACCCCGAGTGGTCCGCGCAATATGCACAGGCCTTCGCGGCGATGAAGACCGCTTATCTTGCGGGCGCGACCTGGGAGAAGGCGCACGACATCGACCGCCGAACGGCGCGGCTGCTGCCGATTCTGTTCCTCGCCCGCGTCGACGGGAAGTCGCCGGTGGAATACCTGACCGCGGACGCCGACAAGTCCTTCGTCCGCGCCTGCGCAATGCAGATGATCGTCGAGCCGCCGCTCGATCTGGACATGCTGGCGCAGGCGTATTTTCCGCTCGCGGCGCAGCGCTAG
- a CDS encoding VOC family protein: protein MGNREFDLQGVNHLALVCKDMARTVDFYANVLGMPLVKTIELPNGMGQHFFFDLGNGDSLAFFWFPHAPDAAPGIASAARGVIPGPSAHGSMNHVAINVPAERIDEYYEKLLAKGIKASRVINHDDSPMQASLERTPTTFVRSIYFYDPDGIALEFAAWTRPLGTPADVAIQPAKAEDKTRYLEPVK from the coding sequence ATGGGCAACAGGGAGTTCGATCTTCAGGGCGTCAACCATCTGGCGCTGGTGTGCAAGGACATGGCGCGCACCGTCGATTTCTATGCGAATGTGCTCGGTATGCCGCTCGTCAAGACCATCGAGCTGCCGAACGGCATGGGCCAGCATTTCTTCTTCGACCTCGGCAATGGCGACAGCCTCGCCTTCTTCTGGTTCCCGCACGCGCCGGACGCCGCGCCCGGAATCGCCTCGGCCGCGCGGGGCGTCATCCCCGGACCGTCCGCACACGGATCGATGAACCATGTCGCGATCAATGTGCCGGCGGAGCGGATCGACGAATATTACGAGAAGCTCCTCGCCAAGGGCATCAAGGCGAGCCGGGTGATCAACCACGACGATTCGCCGATGCAGGCGAGCCTGGAGCGCACGCCTACGACCTTCGTGCGCTCGATCTATTTCTACGATCCCGACGGCATCGCGCTGGAATTCGCCGCCTGGACGCGCCCGCTCGGCACGCCGGCCGATGTCGCGATCCAGCCGGCGAAAGCGGAAGACAAGACGCGCTACCTGGAGCCGGTGAAATAG
- a CDS encoding MFS transporter: protein MAETRRTRMGLVLAASSAGTVFEWYDFFIFGSLLSIVSRHFFAGAGETKGYIFALLTFAVGFAVRPFGGLVFGYFGDRTGRKRTFLFTIVIMGLATFAIGLLPDTAAIGGLAPYLLIALRVLQGFAVGGEYGGAAVYVAEHATRERRGAATGWIQVAATVGLFLALCVILILRSTMGEDAFAAWGWRVPFLLSAILLAISIWIRLKLDESPAFRALKESGATSRAPLSETFLRWRNLRIVLVVLIGLLMGQGAVWYTAQFYTQFFLERVLKVEPRLVNLLILSVTVASALLHIFFARLSDRVGRKPVMLGGLLLAAVSFVPGFQLLAGAVNPGLTEAIAKAPATVFAAPGDCSFQFDLIGKSKFSSSCDIAKSTLANLGVPYRNEATPPGELARIRIGTVTLSSIDGTVLARTALATAQKNFAAEVKATLTAAGYPAAADPRRVDFPLAFGLLLVFVIAAAALYGPQAATLVELFPTRIRYSALSLPYHLGVGWFGGFLPPIAFAIVAATGNLYAGLWYPVSIAAIGFVVTLLFLPETKGRDITG from the coding sequence ATGGCCGAAACGCGCCGCACGCGCATGGGACTGGTGCTGGCTGCATCGTCCGCCGGCACCGTGTTCGAGTGGTACGACTTCTTCATCTTCGGCTCGCTGCTGTCGATCGTCAGCCGGCATTTCTTCGCCGGCGCGGGCGAGACCAAGGGCTATATCTTCGCGCTCCTGACCTTCGCGGTCGGTTTCGCGGTGCGCCCGTTCGGCGGCCTGGTGTTCGGCTATTTCGGCGACCGGACGGGACGCAAGCGCACCTTCCTCTTCACCATCGTCATCATGGGCCTTGCGACTTTCGCCATCGGGCTTCTGCCCGACACCGCGGCGATCGGCGGGCTGGCGCCCTATCTGCTGATCGCGCTGCGCGTGCTGCAGGGCTTTGCGGTCGGCGGCGAATATGGCGGCGCGGCGGTCTATGTCGCCGAGCATGCGACACGCGAGCGGCGCGGCGCCGCGACCGGCTGGATTCAGGTCGCGGCGACGGTCGGCCTGTTCCTGGCGCTTTGCGTCATCCTCATCTTGCGCAGCACCATGGGCGAGGATGCCTTCGCCGCCTGGGGCTGGCGCGTGCCGTTCCTACTGTCGGCGATCCTGCTCGCGATCTCGATCTGGATTCGCCTCAAACTCGACGAATCGCCGGCCTTCCGTGCTTTGAAAGAGTCGGGCGCCACCTCGCGCGCGCCGCTCTCGGAAACCTTCTTGCGCTGGCGCAATCTGCGCATCGTGCTCGTCGTGCTGATCGGTTTGCTGATGGGCCAGGGCGCCGTCTGGTACACGGCGCAGTTCTACACCCAGTTCTTCCTGGAGCGCGTGCTGAAGGTCGAGCCGCGCCTGGTGAACCTTCTGATTCTCAGCGTGACGGTGGCGAGCGCGCTGCTGCACATCTTCTTCGCGCGACTGTCCGACCGGGTCGGGCGCAAGCCGGTCATGCTGGGCGGCCTTCTGCTCGCGGCGGTCTCCTTCGTGCCGGGCTTCCAGCTCCTGGCCGGCGCGGTCAATCCGGGCCTGACCGAGGCCATCGCCAAGGCGCCGGCGACGGTGTTCGCAGCGCCCGGCGACTGCTCCTTCCAGTTCGACCTCATCGGCAAGTCGAAATTCTCCAGCTCCTGCGACATCGCCAAAAGCACGCTCGCCAATCTCGGCGTGCCCTATCGCAACGAGGCGACCCCGCCGGGCGAGCTGGCGCGCATCCGTATCGGCACCGTGACGCTCTCCAGCATCGACGGAACGGTGCTGGCGAGAACCGCGCTCGCCACCGCGCAGAAGAATTTCGCCGCCGAGGTGAAAGCGACGCTGACCGCGGCGGGCTATCCGGCGGCCGCGGATCCGCGCCGGGTCGATTTTCCGCTGGCGTTCGGCCTGCTGCTGGTTTTCGTGATCGCGGCGGCCGCGCTCTATGGGCCGCAGGCGGCGACGCTGGTCGAGCTGTTCCCGACGCGCATCCGCTATTCGGCGCTGTCGCTGCCCTATCACCTGGGGGTGGGCTGGTTCGGCGGCTTCCTGCCGCCCATCGCCTTCGCCATCGTGGCGGCGACGGGCAATCTCTATGCCGGGCTGTGGTATCCGGTGAGCATCGCCGCGATCGGCTTCGTCGTGACGCTGCTGTTCCTGCCGGAGACCAAGGGGCGGGATATCACGGGATAG
- a CDS encoding Lrp/AsnC family transcriptional regulator, with amino-acid sequence MEHHKLDSIDMRILSELQANGRITNVELSRRAKITAPPCLRRMRALEKTGFIQGYHADLDAKALGFEVTAYVFVRLSSQHDTDLKHFEERVRSWPAVRECYMLSGEVDFLLKCVATDLSSFQRFVTETLTAEKNVASVKSSLVIHSSKNEAGVPLDVRA; translated from the coding sequence GTGGAGCATCACAAGCTCGATTCCATCGATATGCGCATTCTGTCCGAACTTCAGGCGAATGGGCGCATCACCAATGTCGAACTGTCCCGCCGCGCGAAGATCACCGCGCCGCCCTGCCTGCGCCGGATGCGGGCGCTGGAGAAGACGGGGTTCATCCAGGGATACCATGCCGATCTGGACGCCAAGGCGCTCGGCTTCGAGGTGACGGCCTATGTCTTCGTACGGCTTTCCAGCCAACACGACACGGACCTGAAACATTTCGAGGAACGGGTGCGCTCATGGCCGGCGGTACGCGAGTGCTACATGCTGTCGGGCGAGGTGGACTTCCTGCTGAAATGCGTGGCGACCGACCTTTCCAGCTTCCAGCGCTTCGTGACCGAGACGCTGACGGCGGAGAAGAACGTCGCCAGCGTGAAGAGCTCGCTGGTGATCCATTCCAGCAAGAACGAAGCCGGGGTTCCGCTGGACGTGCGGGCTTAA
- the trxB gene encoding thioredoxin-disulfide reductase gives MSHSKVIILGSGPAGATAAIYAARAMLEPTLIAGIQPGGQLTITTEVENYPGFADAIQGPWLMEQMQAQAAHLGTKMVQDTIASVDLTRRPFTLKGDSGKVYTADTLIIATGASANWLGLPSESKYQGFGVSACATCDGFFFRGKNVAVVGGGNTATEEALFLTNFAEKVTLIHRRDSFRADKTNQMRVMANKKIDCLFDTEVVEVKGGDNPKGVNAVTLRNTVTGSTHDLAVDGLFVAIGHSPATELFKGKLEMDEAGYIKTAPDSTHTSVAGVFAAGDVKDKIFRQAVTAAGMGCMAALEAERFLAGGH, from the coding sequence ATGTCGCATTCCAAAGTCATCATCCTGGGCAGCGGCCCGGCTGGCGCCACCGCCGCCATCTATGCCGCGCGCGCCATGCTGGAGCCGACCCTGATCGCCGGCATCCAGCCGGGCGGTCAGCTCACCATCACCACCGAGGTCGAGAACTATCCGGGCTTCGCCGACGCGATCCAGGGGCCGTGGCTGATGGAGCAGATGCAGGCGCAGGCCGCCCATCTCGGCACCAAGATGGTCCAGGACACGATCGCCAGCGTCGATCTCACGCGCCGGCCGTTCACGCTGAAAGGCGACAGCGGCAAGGTCTACACCGCCGACACGCTGATCATCGCCACCGGCGCCAGCGCCAACTGGCTGGGATTGCCGTCGGAGAGCAAATATCAGGGCTTCGGCGTTTCGGCTTGCGCCACCTGCGACGGCTTCTTCTTCCGCGGCAAGAACGTGGCGGTGGTCGGCGGCGGCAATACCGCGACCGAGGAAGCGCTGTTCCTGACCAATTTCGCGGAGAAGGTGACGCTGATCCACCGCCGCGACAGCTTCCGCGCCGACAAGACCAACCAGATGCGGGTGATGGCGAACAAGAAGATCGACTGCCTGTTCGACACCGAGGTCGTCGAGGTGAAAGGCGGCGATAATCCGAAGGGCGTCAACGCGGTCACGTTGCGCAATACGGTCACCGGATCGACCCACGATCTCGCCGTCGACGGGCTGTTCGTCGCGATCGGCCATTCGCCGGCCACCGAACTGTTCAAGGGCAAGCTCGAAATGGACGAGGCGGGCTACATCAAGACGGCGCCCGATTCGACGCATACCAGCGTCGCCGGCGTGTTCGCGGCAGGCGACGTGAAGGACAAGATTTTCCGCCAGGCCGTGACGGCGGCCGGCATGGGCTGCATGGCGGCGCTGGAAGCCGAGCGCTTCCTCGCCGGCGGACACTGA
- a CDS encoding LysR family transcriptional regulator: MDWDKLRIFHAVASAGSFTHAGQMLTLSQSAVSRQISALEEEITTPLFQRHARGLTLTDEGEMLYAAVSDVLTRLAQAEEALKNVREAPRGALKITSSHGIGTYWLVPRMDDFLKEYPEVEVHLVMEDRELDLAQREADIAIRMRAPVQADLIQRKLFTVHYHMYATKEYLEKYGTPHALEEIADHTIIAYGETAAPEIREINWLLEQTRRRMNGKGRTVRINNVTGILCATESGLGISAVPDYVAAARPHLIRVLPDVPGPSFDVHLVYADALRQSKRVGAFRDFLVKASKDWKF, from the coding sequence ATGGACTGGGACAAGCTTCGCATCTTTCACGCGGTCGCCTCGGCGGGCAGCTTCACCCATGCCGGGCAGATGCTGACGCTCAGCCAGTCCGCGGTCAGCCGCCAGATCAGCGCGCTGGAAGAAGAGATCACCACGCCGCTGTTCCAGCGCCACGCCCGCGGCCTCACCCTGACCGACGAGGGCGAGATGCTCTACGCCGCGGTGAGCGACGTGCTGACCCGCCTCGCCCAGGCCGAGGAGGCGCTCAAGAATGTGCGCGAGGCGCCGCGCGGCGCGCTCAAGATCACCTCCAGCCACGGCATCGGCACCTATTGGCTGGTGCCGCGTATGGACGACTTCCTGAAGGAATATCCGGAGGTCGAGGTCCACCTCGTGATGGAGGACCGCGAGCTCGACCTGGCGCAGCGCGAGGCGGACATCGCCATCCGCATGCGCGCCCCGGTGCAGGCCGACCTGATCCAGCGCAAGCTCTTCACCGTGCACTACCACATGTACGCGACGAAGGAATATCTCGAGAAATACGGCACGCCGCACGCGCTCGAGGAGATCGCCGACCACACGATCATCGCCTATGGCGAGACCGCGGCGCCCGAGATCCGCGAGATCAACTGGCTCTTGGAGCAGACGCGGCGGCGCATGAACGGCAAGGGCCGTACGGTGCGGATCAACAACGTCACCGGCATCCTGTGCGCGACGGAATCCGGCCTCGGCATTTCCGCCGTGCCGGACTATGTCGCCGCCGCCCGGCCGCACCTGATCCGCGTCCTGCCGGACGTGCCGGGCCCGAGCTTCGACGTGCATCTGGTCTATGCGGACGCGCTCCGGCAGTCCAAGCGCGTCGGCGCGTTCCGGGACTTCCTGGTCAAGGCGTCGAAGGATTGGAAGTTCTGA
- a CDS encoding LemA family protein has product MSSTVTKYAGRVLALGLVLFGLTACGINDVPTQDEQVKAAWSEVQNQYQRRADLIPNLVNTVKGYAKQEESVLREVTEARAHATQMTIPSDILTNPEKFHEFEQNQAAISGALGRLLAVSENYPDLKSNQNFLALQAQLEGTENRITVARKDYIDAVQRYNTTLRTIPSRWVAAIFYPDAKPRETFTTTEKNQAAPTVQF; this is encoded by the coding sequence ATGTCTTCGACCGTCACGAAATACGCCGGCCGCGTCCTGGCGCTCGGCCTCGTCCTATTCGGCCTCACGGCCTGCGGCATCAATGACGTGCCGACGCAGGACGAACAGGTAAAGGCCGCCTGGAGCGAGGTGCAGAACCAGTACCAGCGCCGCGCCGACCTGATCCCCAACCTGGTCAACACGGTCAAGGGCTACGCCAAGCAGGAAGAATCCGTACTGCGCGAAGTCACCGAGGCGCGCGCCCATGCGACCCAGATGACGATCCCGTCCGACATCCTCACGAATCCCGAGAAATTCCACGAATTCGAGCAGAACCAGGCCGCGATTTCCGGCGCGCTCGGCCGCCTCTTGGCGGTGAGCGAGAACTATCCCGACCTGAAATCGAACCAGAACTTCCTGGCGCTGCAGGCGCAGCTCGAAGGGACGGAAAACCGCATCACCGTGGCGCGCAAGGACTACATCGACGCCGTGCAGCGCTACAACACGACGCTGCGCACCATCCCGTCGCGCTGGGTGGCGGCGATCTTCTATCCGGACGCCAAGCCGCGCGAGACCTTCACGACGACTGAGAAGAACCAGGCCGCGCCGACGGTGCAGTTCTGA
- a CDS encoding TPM domain-containing protein has product MRPVARVIAVALAALAFLAVAAQAALDFPPLTGRVVDEAGVLSPGIKDKLTALLAEHEQQTGNQVVVVTLKSLRGTTIEDYGYQLGRAWGIGQKDKNNGALIIVSPSTHDVRIEVGYGLEGALTDAQSVLIIHNVMMPAFRKGDYDGGVLNGTLVTLQALGGKPSTSPPQDFQSLQRDAGDGGNSGFHIPIIVIIIVLWLIFGRFFWPLFFLGGLGSGGRGGWGGGGGWGGGSGGGGFSGGGGSFGGGGASGHW; this is encoded by the coding sequence ATGCGCCCCGTCGCACGGGTCATCGCGGTCGCGCTCGCCGCCCTCGCCTTTCTGGCGGTGGCGGCGCAGGCGGCGCTCGATTTCCCGCCGCTCACCGGACGCGTGGTCGACGAAGCTGGCGTCCTGTCGCCCGGCATCAAGGACAAGCTGACCGCCCTCCTCGCCGAGCACGAGCAGCAGACCGGCAACCAGGTCGTGGTCGTGACGCTCAAATCGCTGCGCGGCACCACGATCGAGGATTACGGCTACCAGCTTGGCCGCGCCTGGGGCATCGGCCAGAAGGACAAGAACAACGGCGCCCTGATCATCGTCTCGCCGAGCACCCATGACGTGCGGATCGAGGTCGGCTACGGCCTGGAAGGCGCGCTGACCGACGCGCAGAGCGTGCTGATCATCCACAACGTCATGATGCCGGCCTTTCGTAAGGGCGATTACGACGGCGGCGTGCTGAACGGCACGCTGGTCACGCTGCAGGCGCTGGGCGGCAAGCCGTCGACGTCGCCGCCGCAGGACTTCCAGTCCCTGCAGCGCGACGCGGGCGACGGCGGCAATAGCGGTTTCCATATCCCCATCATCGTGATCATCATCGTGCTGTGGCTGATCTTCGGCCGTTTCTTCTGGCCGCTGTTCTTCCTGGGGGGCCTGGGCAGCGGCGGGCGCGGCGGTTGGGGCGGTGGCGGCGGCTGGGGCGGTGGCAGCGGCGGAGGAGGCTTCTCCGGCGGCGGCGGCTCGTTCGGCGGCGGCGGCGCCTCGGGGCATTGGTGA
- a CDS encoding TPM domain-containing protein translates to MAKLDAIEHARLSQAAEAVRATTSARFELLIVPVSDRYALYPVAYGAFAALIAGGLLAVRPGLSLDDAFAIEAVVFVLASLALEWPPLKLLLVPRRLKHERARQFAHRAFAARILAAHERRLGMVVFASLGERYVELVTDDALDRRIGQDKWNAIVAEFTATAKTGRIADGLENAITACGWHLAQHFPR, encoded by the coding sequence ATGGCGAAACTCGACGCAATCGAACATGCGCGTCTCTCCCAGGCGGCCGAGGCGGTGCGCGCGACGACCTCGGCGCGCTTCGAGCTCCTGATCGTGCCGGTCAGCGACCGCTATGCGCTCTATCCCGTGGCTTATGGCGCGTTCGCCGCGCTGATCGCCGGCGGCCTCCTGGCGGTGCGGCCCGGCCTGTCGCTGGACGATGCCTTCGCGATCGAGGCCGTCGTCTTCGTTCTGGCCTCGCTGGCGCTGGAATGGCCGCCGCTCAAGCTCCTGCTCGTGCCGCGGCGGCTGAAGCACGAACGGGCGCGGCAGTTCGCGCACCGCGCCTTCGCCGCGCGCATCCTGGCGGCGCATGAGCGCCGGCTGGGCATGGTGGTGTTCGCCTCGCTGGGCGAGCGCTATGTCGAGCTCGTCACCGACGACGCGCTGGACCGCAGGATCGGCCAGGACAAGTGGAATGCCATCGTCGCGGAGTTCACGGCGACGGCGAAGACCGGCCGGATCGCGGACGGCCTCGAGAACGCGATCACGGCCTGCGGCTGGCACCTCGCCCAGCATTTTCCGAGGTAA
- a CDS encoding pyridoxamine 5'-phosphate oxidase family protein, producing MSALTDQIRRVIASGSDMTIATIRPDGWPQATTVSYAGDGLTIYFGTGAASQKARNLAKNPKVLAMFRVTLSVASVLDYSKGFGHTDVVELGVSAVA from the coding sequence ATGTCCGCGCTTACCGACCAGATCCGCCGCGTCATCGCATCCGGCAGCGACATGACCATCGCCACGATCCGGCCAGACGGCTGGCCGCAGGCGACCACGGTGTCCTATGCCGGCGACGGGCTGACGATCTATTTCGGCACCGGTGCCGCGAGCCAGAAGGCGCGCAACCTCGCGAAGAACCCGAAGGTCTTGGCCATGTTCCGCGTGACGCTGAGCGTCGCGTCGGTCCTCGACTACAGCAAGGGCTTCGGCCACACGGATGTTGTTGAGCTCGGCGTGTCGGCGGTAGCCTGA